A stretch of the Tardiphaga sp. 709 genome encodes the following:
- a CDS encoding DUF1465 family protein, whose amino-acid sequence MSDRLHSEPALVQFSERLTNSAAFGALFREGMDLVEETAAYLDGVGRSEAKALDRSVSLTYATESMRLTTRLMQLASWLLLHRAVKEGEMTLTQANREKTKVKLSAADPSPEEMLLKLPEQLQILIARSMVLQTKVRRLDVSIHAATTTHAPIGNPLVPQLNRLKAAFER is encoded by the coding sequence ATGTCGGATCGTTTGCACAGCGAACCCGCTCTCGTTCAGTTCAGCGAGCGGCTGACCAATTCTGCTGCCTTCGGCGCCTTGTTTCGCGAGGGGATGGATCTGGTCGAAGAGACCGCAGCCTATCTCGACGGCGTCGGCCGTAGCGAGGCCAAGGCACTGGATCGCTCCGTCAGCCTGACTTACGCCACCGAAAGCATGCGCCTCACCACCCGCCTCATGCAGCTTGCCTCATGGCTGCTGCTGCACCGTGCGGTGAAGGAAGGCGAGATGACGCTGACCCAGGCCAATCGTGAAAAGACCAAGGTCAAGCTCAGCGCCGCCGATCCGAGTCCGGAAGAAATGCTGCTCAAGCTGCCGGAGCAGCTGCAGATACTGATCGCGCGTTCGATGGTGCTGCAGACCAAGGTTCGTCGGCTCGACGTTTCGATCCACGCCGCGACCACCACGCACGCCCCGATCGGCAATCCGCTGGTGCCGCAGCTCAATCGCCTGAAGGCCGCATTCGAGCGCTGA
- a CDS encoding DUF1192 domain-containing protein, with protein sequence MAIDDDDKPKKKLSHEIGQDLSLLSVEELADRIALLNGEITRLQSSMTLKRATRDAADRFFKS encoded by the coding sequence ATGGCGATCGACGACGACGACAAACCGAAAAAGAAGCTCAGCCACGAGATCGGGCAGGACCTCTCGCTGCTATCAGTGGAAGAACTCGCCGATCGGATCGCGCTGCTCAATGGTGAGATCACGCGGCTGCAATCGAGCATGACCTTGAAGCGCGCGACGCGCGATGCGGCGGATCGCTTTTTCAAGTCGTGA
- a CDS encoding NAD(P)H-quinone oxidoreductase, whose translation MEKLPTQMTVVGISKPGGPEVLIPETRLVPKPGPGEILVKVAAAGVNRPDVAQRSGAYPPPPGASDLPGLEISGEVVALGEGATKHKLGDKVMSLVAGGGYAQYCIAQDAQAMTVPEGFSMTEAGATAETLMTVWHNVFERGGLQPGETVLIHGGSSGIGTMAIQLAKALGSKVIVTVGSQDKVDACLKLGADHAINYKTEDFVERVKEITKTGVELILDMVGADYVEKNFDAAAVDGRIVQIAVLNGPKATINAAKIMVKRLHYTGSTLRPRTNADKAAMVRAIEANVLPLLKAGKVKPLMDSTFPLEKAADAHKRMETSAHIGKIVLVV comes from the coding sequence ATGGAAAAGCTGCCCACGCAAATGACCGTCGTTGGTATCAGCAAACCGGGCGGCCCCGAGGTGCTGATTCCCGAAACGCGCCTCGTTCCGAAGCCGGGTCCCGGCGAAATCCTGGTGAAGGTCGCAGCCGCCGGCGTCAATCGTCCGGACGTCGCACAGCGCTCTGGCGCCTATCCGCCGCCGCCCGGCGCCAGCGATCTGCCCGGCCTCGAAATCTCCGGTGAAGTCGTCGCCCTCGGCGAAGGCGCCACCAAACACAAGCTCGGTGACAAGGTGATGTCGCTGGTCGCCGGCGGCGGCTACGCGCAATATTGCATCGCCCAGGATGCGCAGGCGATGACGGTCCCCGAAGGCTTCTCGATGACCGAGGCCGGCGCCACCGCCGAAACCCTGATGACCGTCTGGCACAACGTGTTCGAACGTGGCGGCTTGCAGCCCGGCGAGACCGTGCTGATCCATGGCGGCTCCTCGGGCATCGGCACCATGGCGATCCAGCTCGCCAAGGCGCTAGGTTCCAAGGTGATCGTCACCGTCGGCTCGCAGGACAAGGTCGATGCCTGCCTCAAGCTCGGCGCCGATCACGCCATCAACTACAAGACCGAGGACTTCGTCGAACGCGTCAAGGAAATCACCAAGACCGGCGTCGAGCTGATCCTCGATATGGTGGGCGCGGATTATGTGGAGAAAAACTTCGATGCCGCCGCCGTCGATGGGCGCATCGTGCAGATTGCGGTGCTGAACGGCCCGAAAGCCACCATCAACGCTGCCAAGATCATGGTGAAGCGGCTGCACTATACCGGCTCGACTCTGCGGCCCCGCACCAATGCCGACAAGGCCGCCATGGTCAGGGCGATCGAGGCCAATGTCCTGCCGCTGCTCAAGGCCGGCAAGGTTAAGCCCCTGATGGACAGCACTTTCCCGCTGGAAAAGGCTGCAGACGCGCACAAACGCATGGAAACCAGCGCACATATTGGCAAAATTGTGTTGGTCGTTTAG